CACTGCAATCAGAACAGGAATGATACGATCCCAGTAAATAGTATATTAGCACAAAATACCTTTCCAACCATATGAACATCATGGGAGGTACTTTTTGGAAGATCTTTAGTGAGTAAAACAAGGTCATTCTCTGACAAACTTTTAGATGCTGTAGAATCATCAATATCATAGACAAATCGAACAAGATGGAAATCATCAACCCTCTCAACTGACAGCACAGATATACTGCCACAGTACATCTCCTCCCATGAAGACATCTCCAGAAAGGAACTATACAGTTGTGCCTTAAATTCCTCCAAAACCAAAGGCCGAAAAATGTTTACATACTGTTCAGGCGAGTGGAATGACACAGGGACCTCCTTTAATTTGTTAACGGTGCGACTCTCATCATCTTTTGCATATGCTAATCTCACTGTTACAAAGAAATCTACTTCTAGTATTGGCCTGTACCAGTCATCCAGTCTTGGAGGCTTGAACCTTTTAACCTGAGCTTCCGGCCTGTGTAGGCTAGATCTATTTTCAAAAGGTGATCTAAGTTGAATGACTTGCCTTTTAGGAGCAACAGGACCAGAATTTGCAAGAAGTGATGGCTGTACGGTTACAGTTCTGAAAGCAGCCTCCAACGGATCATCTGCAGCAACTACCTCCCTCAAAATTGTATCTTTGgttccaaaatttatttttttgcaacCTTGATTAATACTGTTTAATTTAACAGATTCATCAAACTTGTTCTCCTGATCAACTTTACTCTGAGATGAAATAACACTACTTCTGGAGTTGGAGCTTATTTCTTTCCTCTCACTATCAGGGCTTTTTGGTTTGGGACAATGTGGTGGCTTGACTCTTGATTTCTCAGGTTTCTGTGTCTGAGAAACAAGGGAATCTTTTTTCATGGGAGACTCAAGTAGATCCGCTGAAGTATCAGTACCAGTGCCATGGACAACCTTCTTGGCATGGTAAGTTTCTGAAGCTTGCTCATCAGTAGAAGGAAATTCCACCTGGCCATGCAACATTTGATGACCTGACTTACTAGATGCAATATGTTTCTCCTTCTCATCATCGGAAATAACAATCAGATtactttcattcatttttttttctgattttaagGAATCGAAAACTTTTACTTCCATTCCAGTAGAAGGAAGCTGCACATCAGCTGCAGGGTACCTTCCCTCAACAGATGCTCcagaaaacaatttttttgacCTTAAGGTTGAATGTCCAATAGCACAAGAAACTTCTTTAGATAATGTAACACAAAGTCGTGATACTTGTTCTATCAATTCATCCATGTCAACAGCATCTACATTGAAAAAGCATATAACACATGAATAATACCTAGCAATAGACCAATATTGATCACATGAAcaacaaaaagggaaaaaatgagaataaaaatacaattaaccGAAGTAGCACCCAGGAACTTACATCTATAAGAAGaagaatttatattaaaatgtagTACAATTTGTATAGTCACAATCTaaacaaaatgaattttatggttgattacattcaaattcataaattgttggattttgaatgagtagtgaatttaaaaattatcatacaAAAAAAAGAGTGGACTTTGAATGCTATCTTTGCACACTTGTTCAAATAAAAATGTACATTTACTCTCTACTAATTCTTACATAGCTATATGGATCCTTACAGTTTGTATAAACTCCAAATTAAATAtgcaaacaatttttttatccaaatgaaacataaaaaattaaaagacagTAAGCCGAACTTACCGCTTGAAATAAGATTTTCAACAGCCCCAACCATCAACAGAGAACTATCACTCCTTAATAGCTTGATTACATTCAGCAAAGATATTACAGCCTTTTTCCAATAGACAACAATGACCTTAAGTTGAGACTTTCCCCAGTCCATAAGATCATGAAGCCATTTGAAATCCACTAAATTCCCTAATGCTACTTTAGAATCTCCAAACAAACTAACAAGTGACGGACTGAGTCTTCCAAATAGAACAGGGAGGATCTCAAGCACACGAACACAAGTCATCTGAAAAGGAAGCAAATAATATCAACTATGCCTGCTAAATGGAGCTATTAAACAGAAATTTAATGCTTTTATTACCTGTACACAAGAATAATGACAGTCTCTTCTATAATTTGATAGCAGCAAAAGACTAGCCAACAATGCATGCGCAAAGGCAAATATACAAACAGATAGGGAGGCATTAATGCACATTCAAAAGCATTGTATGACGAGGTCATACAAAGTGAATTTGTAAGACCCAAAAAGTTAGTCCAGAAGGGACTAATTAACTCTCTTCAGATGCGTCCATAACAgcaattaaatgtaaaatgCACTTCCAAATATAATCAAGaatttgcaaaaagaaaaacaaaaatgcaatgaaaatcAAAGGATGATACCTGACAAAGACTGTAATTAACAAATGCCTTCCCTTCTACCAAGCACTTGCATAAGGCTGGCCACACAATTTCTGACAATGAGTAACAGAAATTTTCCCTTAATTTTGGGTCAACACTGGAGTAATTTCTGCCCATGTTTGCAGGCAAAGCATCAAACAATGGCTGCTTAAGAAATCCACCCTGAGAAGAGTACATCATGATATTTGAGGCATTGGAAGAATCTTCTGCTATTTCTGAATTAGGCAAGTCCTCATCTTTAAGTAATTTGCATAGAACAAAGAAAAAGTGGTGCAAAgtctgaaattttaataaaacagaATCTAACTGGACCTGGAGAGTGCAAGAAAAAGACATCAGAATATGCCTGACCTCTATGCAGAAGTAGCAACATCATTGAATCACTAATGTGCTGTAAATCTACAGTAGCAGAACATCTATGATATTGCAAAAAAAGCCCTTGTTCAGGAATGTCCTTTAATCTAGAGTACTATAAGCTGAGAGCATAATCAGTTTGTGCCAACAACATTAgataaacaagaaaatatagCTAAATGCTCACTGTGCTTCTTTTAAGAGCTACTGCAACAGGAGTAACACTTACAAGTCTCAAGGCATGCCTCAAGCCCAAATAAACAGCAGATAGAGAAAGAATGTCAGAGCAAAGAAACTTCAAGCCACAACCAAGACCCCGTGTATTTGAAACTTGTTCCAAGATACACTTGCCAAACTGCCTCACATTCTGCATCAgaaaaaacaagaacaaaagttTATGCACAAATCCTGAGAGACCAACCACAGCAGACTTTTTTCATCACTTGATCTATATCATAAAGGCAATACAAGTTAATTTATGAGATCTAGACAACAATTAGACATACATCATTTGGGTCCACAAGTGAGAGGATCAAGCTTTCACCCATCCTAGGTTCCCAAGACCACTGCTTTCGAAGTTCCCCTTGCCCCATTCGAATCAAAAAATGTGCAGTTAACCTGTCAAAGAGCATCCAGTATTGTAAATTGCATTTAACTTGATATGTGGGTTTCTCATTAGAGACAATTTGAAAACATATAACAGATTTTGCTATAAAGTAAAAGATGTAGACAAAGAAGATACATGCTAAGAACCTGTTGAAAGTCTTTATCAAAGGAAGACACATTGTTGACAACCTCATTGAGTTTTTAGATTCCTTCCCCCCTCCATCATCAGAACCAGTTGGTATCTTCCATCCAAATGTACTTGAGATTTCTGCAGCGGAGGATGAAAGCCAACCTCTAATATCAAGGGCCATTTCAGCACTATTCTCAGGTTCTATCATAGGGAAACGAGATCGAGCCCATAATACAGCCTTGGAAAATGATATTGGGAAAACTGAAGGATCAATATCAACAAGAACATCAATCCACAACATAGGAATAGACATCCATTCTCTATACTCTGGAGAAGTAATTTGGCTCTGAGTGCTAAATTCACTCCAACAACCAGTATCGCTATCTTCAACATACTGAGTAAATGGAAGCTTATTATGTCCTTCCTCGTCATCTAACTCAATAGAAGAGTTTTTAGCAATACTTGTAGCTATGCAACAATTCAGCATTGAAGTTATCAAGGCAGCGGCATCAGACACTAGAATCGTTTGTATGAGATCAAAGGCAGGCTGGCGCAGGGAACTGTAGAGTGAAGAATCCTTCAAAGAAGACACAAGAGAAGGACCCCTGTCCAGCATGATTGCTGAAATATCAGTCATAAATTTGTTTCTTTGCAAACTCCCTCAATATGAAGCAAAGAGTtctgcatatatatatatgtcagtACAGTATGTCCTTTAGCTAGATTACTAAATGCCCTAAGAATAAGTACCAAGACAGCAAGCTTTACAGCACAAACTTTTCCTTCAGTAAAAGAGGGGATATTTGGTTTCAGAACAGACAGACACTTAGAGAGAGCACTCCCATCTATTGCTGCTAGAAAAATTGAACTTCCAAATATTTATCCATGGCAAACAATAACTAAGGTCAAACTTGTACAATAATAATGCTTTAGCTAACAGAAACGCCATTCTCTTCCACCAATATCCATGTTCATCCAATACCATCTTGGCCCTCAAACCCTCTCTCTGAGAAGTAACAACTCAGAATGGGAAAAACCAAAACACATTAAATAACAGCATTTCATCCATCCCCAAATATTGATTCCTAAAAAAGGTTTGAAAATGTACAGGATAATGATATTCAATAACACATACCACATATGAGCACATTCAAAAGGAGGGCATGGTGGATTCATCTTGTAGCCTCGATGTATGATAAGAAGAGCAATCTGAAAATAAAATCTTGTAATAAATTGCACAACAATAGAACCAttacaacaaaaagaaagagagaataaGAAAGTACAAAGCATTTCCATCCACCATATTCCAGAATATAGTAAGGACCTTGCAGGCTGTTTTTCTCATTAAAACACTGAAGTTAGTGCTCACAGGAACTTGGtggagaagaaaataaaggaaatgcCTGCGTTGCTTTTCATGTTCCCCGTCTTGCAAAGCTtcaagtgactaaaataaaatttatcacaCATCAGCAACTTTATAACAACTATATATGCTGCAAAGTTAACATCAACTGTCAAGTAAGAAAAGAACGTGCCTGCAGAAATGGCAGGAAAAGATCAAAAATATCTTTATGCATCTTCTCATTTCTAGTGTGAAAACACTGACCCAACAACGTGTTGCGCATCACACTGGGAGATAATGTAGCCCTTAGCCAAAGCTTACAACCTTAAGAAAGTAGAAAAACATAATTAGCTATTTGGGGGAAAAGGcaagagaaaaggaaaatgaaaaaaaaagggctcATACCAAGCATTTTGAAAAGTTCTCTCAAGCAACTAACAGCATGGGAAAATTCAGGTGAATCACCACTTATATGGTTGAGCACAATATCAAGAAAGATGGGATAGCGCTCCAGTATTCCCTCTTCAAAAGCTGGAGGTTCCAAGAACTCAAGCCTTCATCTCAAGAGAAAGAACATTACATTACAGAGAAAGaagacaaaataaaaagttatagaTGATCAAGAATTTAACCCTACTTCCTTACAAGGATGTAATCCCAAGCCATATGGGTAAGCGGTCCAGCTGTGCTCTTGGCCTTGAAGTCTCTAAAGGTGAAGGCAATACTTCATTCTCCAAAAAGCCAATGAACTTTTTAAGCAAAGGTTGCAAAGGTTCCAGATCCATTGCTCTCCTACATAAAGACAGAACAAgtataaggaaataaagtgtgataaattaaaatgatataaaccTTGGTTTCCAGGAATGATGGATGAACATAAATGATTggataattaaagaaaaaaaaactcacagCGACAAGCAAAACATTACAGAATGCACCATgtacaataaaagaaaacaatatttGAACCTTTTTAATGCTCTTTTAAACAAAAGGGACAACAATTCCAGATGagcataataataaaacaataacagAAGGGGAAATCAACATACTAGCATTGGTACAAAGCAACAATACCTCATTTTTCCCATACATTTAGCTAAACGATGACCAACAGTCCGCACTCTTCTATTGAAAAAAAGCAATGCATAAACACCCTGACAAACATGTCTACTTGATGAGGTGgagatcaaaatgaaaaaccaCAGACAGAAAAGGTGCATAAAAAACTTTGCAGTGAAATACCGGAAACTGTTGCCCAGCCAAAGCCAATTCATGCATATCATCAACAGCTTCaatgaacttttcaaaatctataaacaaGGCCTGATCATCTAATAGGGTGGGAAACATCAAAACCTGTGAGCAATTAGACAGTAAACAAGAAGCAAGGAGAAGTCAGCAgggcaaaacaaaataaaaactaatatacatatatgtgagCTATCTAATCAGCTAGAGCCAACATACCGAATATGAGATAATTAACTCAGAAATTTTGATCACTAAAGGAACTCAGCAAATTTGATCAAACCCAACCTACTCCCATGTGTACCACTTTCTTTATATACTAACTTAAAAACAATGATAATAGGggaaacaaaaacaacaactaGATATTATGTTTCATAACCaactctttaaattatttatggaaAAGATAAGTTTCATTCAAGATAGGAACCTACAAAGAAACAATACCAAAGAAAGCGCAAAAACAACATAATGGTTTCCTAAGTGTTAGATATTGATATCTAAATCATCAATAAATCATCAGAATAGCATAAAAAATGTACAAAACGCAAATGCAATTAGAATAAACACCCCATGCTCATTGCCTAACTATAAGATAGGTATCGTGTTAAACAAAGCCTTCTTAACcaccaaaaaaattttgcaaCTGGATGCGAGTAAAGATGAGAGGGAGACAGAAACTTAATCATCCACCAGGGACTAGATAAATTGACTGGTGTGCTCCTTCTCTGTGCACTAATAAGCATTTATCATTCACCACATACCTGCAGCTTGTTCTTACAATTAAGAAGACTTTAAAGcataaaccaaaaagaaaaagaaaaacgaaactAAATAACAGTTTCACCTTATTCTAGTTAGCATGATGGCAAATTGTCAAATGCAAGTACCAAAAGATAATACATGGAAGTAGAAAAAGAAGAGTAATTATACCTCATACATGAGATTGACAACCTCGGCATTATCACATACAGGATCATACTCCTGCCGCACCAATCTTTCATTGATCTCTCTCAAATGTTGAGTCACCCTTTCTTCATCAAGGCTCCGCAACACATCAAGAAGGGGACCTATGGTACACAACTCATACTCCGTGCTGTACATCTCCTGGGCTTGATGGTGCTGAGAAACACATTGAATGCAATGGCGCATTTCCTCAGAGATCCTCTTCCATAGAAGCCGTAGAGGGGAATCATTGCGGTcatctttaaaataattgtagAAAGTTTCCAAGAGAGGACCCATTATATCCCATGAGCCACACCAAATGTGATTTTCCTTTGGTAAACTTATCAACACACTGAATGCATCAGCAAACCTGGCATACGAAAAAGGCCAAAGAAATCCCAGCTTTGTAAACTTATAAAGGCAACAAAGCCTATAGAACTGGAAAACTACAAACAATTTCCTCAACAAATAGGAAACCGAGAACAAAGAATTAATGAAGCTCAAAAGGAGAACCTTCACAGTGATAGCATGCAAGGAATTTAGTAACTAGATAAGTTCATCTatcaatgaaattttcaaaagaaaacaaataaatagtcAATATTATAAACACATATACATAAAATGGAGAGAACCTCCAATGattaaggggaaaaaaaaaagggcctCGAGAAAAGTTTTCCCAAAATATAAAACCACCTCAATAATATTGGCATCAATAATTCATACATAAGAGGAAAATCACATCGGCATGCACATaataatttatggtgaatttacTTTGCACGAGGTAATAATAAAACTGCACAGGAAAAGAAGTAATCAAGATCCGTCATCATTTTGGACAAGAAGGCAGTTATCTTCTTGACAGAAACAACTAAAGTACAATTGCTTTTAGAACTGAAAAACAAGAAGAGGAACAGCAACACATTCAAGTTCCAtagcaaaattttccaaaataaattagTCACGTAATTGGCCACAAAACTAAATGCCAATATCCAACATTTCTAAAACTTATAATCAAAACTTTTCAAATGCAAAACCAATCTACggatatatattcttttaactttcaaaaCTTTTCAAATGCAAAACCAATCTAcgaatatatattcttttaacttccgtttatttaaattatggaAAGCAGAACTACAATGGTCAAGAATAAGCAATGCACCAGCTCTAACATAATTATTCTCACAATAGTTTCACAACCCAATGTGAACTTCAAGCAAAATTCCGTTTCCAGAGCTCTTCTCAATAACAAACAGTCAGTTcagtaaaacaaaaacaacgAAAAATGTGACAATGTCAAAATCAAACTTATGGCATTTTactaattttctttcatttcgaTATCAGCGGGAATGATCAGTAAAacgaataataaaaataaatatcttgAAGCAATTGCACAAGAAAATacgagagagaaaaaaagaaaaacgaaaagaaaCCATTCTTCCTTGCGCTTGTGCAGACGACGTCGCATAGAAGGATCAATATCGTCggtttcttcttcctcttcttcgaTGCCGCTCCATCGTTCCAACAACTCTCTTCTAGAAGCAACTTTCTTGGCCATTTTCAAACTACTTTTtcttaattgataaaatattaaacaaaaaacaATGGAGAATTGATATtggaaaataagaaatatatgattttagggtttttccatttgCGAATGACTCGCTAAAGAAGACGTTGgtacattttatgttttatagacATGaatgaaacggcgtcgtttaacTTAAGACTTTGCGCCTCCCGGCActaagatttttctttttccttttaaattaagAGATGTTGGATAAAAGTAGAGTTCCCAGCTGGATTGCTTTCTATCGGTTAAAGCGTACTAGAAGTCCCTCTCCTATAGCAAGAAATTCATTTTAGATCATCTACTTAAAAATTACTATAGATTAATCTTTCATATTGTAAATTTTACTCATAAAATTGATACGTGTATCATACTTAcctaattcaattcataaaaatCTAACCACAAAATAATCAACACATTGGCTAAAAAATAATCCATGTCTTTTATAATCAAGGTAAAAATGGTCaatgttgaaaaattaaattatcataaataatcaagTTCGTAAGTGAAATAGCCACAAATGGAAAGAAGTAGTCACAAATGGAAAATTCATGAGCTTTTTGGGAGTGTGTTCTATGAGGTTTTTcaacaaaagaatattttaaagatacaTAAAtgtgatatgatatattttgttcaaattatcaataatttaatgacaaattttagtgatgtaattatctaaataaattttaatatataaaaattaatttgaagcaatttttagtaaagagactaaaatgaattttacatAGTACTCCTAGTAGACTTTGATTGTTTAATTCAAGcttattaatatattagattATGTCACAATTATATTGTAGGTGAaattttttagggtaaactaaaAAGATAGTTACCTAAAATATTAGCGTATTTTACTTTGGTcacttagatttaatttttttattttagttacgGATGCTatcgaaatttaatatttttgtgttAAATAGCTAACGGTTAcctttttaatgttataatacaaaatttagCTTTCCAAtgtttacaaattctatcaatttaatcctaaatcttaaaaattcaacaaactAACCATCaactttacacattttgtcaatttatatataaatgtattgataaatattcatttattttaattataatgataaaattgtttaaatattaatttagattacaaaggcatattttaaaattttctttaactaatatcacaacaaaaatattattaaaaatacattgagtgaacattaaaatataaataaatatattaaaacattgaaaattcaAGTTAGTTgaaacataaaaacaaataaaattactcaataaaagcaaaattgaaaaatgaaatgtgtAAGTaagcaagaagaagaagaaaaagcatcttttaaaatgaaagtttaaatttgaaaaaaagtttttattacgtataatatttatagagttaacggtgagtaattaaatttaaaaataattatgatttaaatattaatttataaatttaagaaatgatgattttaatatacttatgatttttaaaacttaaaaataatacatgttAAGATGTAATctaatatataatgaaaaattgaatacaaatatatatattacataaaaaagagatatatgtttgattatttgaaaaatctaatcaaattggtaattttatttttaaaataaattatgatatatatttgattatttaattctagataataaaactttggttttaaattttaaaatttaattatttaaatatattattttaaatatttgattattcaaatttatttttgcattatattattaagttaatataaatatataataattattcataaagttgTTCGAAAATATGATAAAACCTAATGAATAACtcaattatgtaatttaaaagaaatacttcttttaaaaatgtgataatgaattttaacattttttatgttaatatcaaaatctataatatatattaatatcgataatatttaaataaatatttaaattgaatcaaattgataaattatctaattaaatatttatttaaactttaaaattctatttatctaattaaatatttaatataatataaatatgtaataattatttttaaagttatttgaaaataataatgaaatctAATGAATAGATCaattataacttaaaaatacttttaaaaatgagataattaattttttaaaatttatgttaaaatcaaaatttaacatacataataaaatatataataaataaatgtttatataataatatatataataattaattaattatctaattaattttttatttaattaaatatttatctaaatagaaaaacatagattcataattttaatggttgtGTACCttattatatgatatatgatatagattgttatttatatatatttataatatttctgattttcttttcttatttttcaatattttgtccaattaaaccaattaattaaaattgatattttgagtAGTAAAACATGGGTAAATTATCCTTTAAAATCATGTCAttcctattttattattctaaaataatattattaaggaCTACTATTAATAACTTTAagcattttggtcactcaattaaGCATCAAACGATTGTGTCTGCCatgtgtgtttttattttatatgttattaaattaaattcccaaaaaaattaaatcgttttgGTTTGCCCCAACAAATCCAACTTGAAACTGCAACGTAAGAAACTCAGATTTTAGTTTTGcttaaattgttgttttagCTCGAGgaaaaatagcttaaatgaaAGATGGGAAGATTTTATATACATTTGATACTAGATAACCTTCGATGCGGGACAGACATATTGCTAGCTTTCTAAATGGCAATCTTCTCAAAAGCTTCAATGGGACGCACAGAGTGTATGTTGACAGAATTACAACACTCATTGCCCTCATTTTTGAACCCATAATTGAGAGCACAAAGTTGATGGAGGTGACAATGATAGATGTTCCGGGTATACACTATCGCATGTCATCCACACACCATAGCTAGAAACAGGTGTTGCATATCTGCTCACGCTGAAACAAAGCATTGCTTAAACCTGtcgttatcatgttgtaaccaACCTTGACGAGGTCCTCATATCCGCAAGCACCGTCGACGACGTCACGAGGATCTGATGTTGGTATAAAGTGGCGCATGCGAAGTGCCAAATGGAGAATTAAGGCACTGGTGGGGAAGAATAGTATTGGGAAGTGACGGTAGAGATGAGTGAGAGTGAGAGGAGAAGAGCTGCTACTACAGTTATAGATGGCATTAAAATACGATCGTTTTGgataaaatgacttaattttttAGGGAATTTAATTTATGACATGTACTTCACAGGCACAATTAGCATTCTGTTTGGTGACCAAAATGCTGAAGTTATCAACAGCAGCgcttaaattgataaattttattttaatgtgaaTAAAATAGGAACTGGTAATTTTAGAGGGACTAATGGATAGTTTAGCCTTATCAGTTAAGCAAACCGTTATCACGGTAATGCGTAAAGTCGAAAAACGAAGCTAAATCTGAGTCAGAACCTCCCAAGAAAGGTTAGCATTGAGGGAAGAAAGAAATGCCATTGATGAGAAGCAGCTCCCTCCCCAAACCAGCCGAATCAGCGGAGCACCGAACTGACACCTCAGTTAAATTCGGCACTCCCGAGGCCCTCGACTACGTCCGCTCCCTTACCGACGTGGGAGCCATGACGCGTCTCCTCCACGAATGCGTCGCTTACCAGCGAGCCCTCGATCTAGACCTCGACACCCTCCTCTCCCAGCGTTCCGACCTCGACAAGACTCTCAACAACCTCCAAAGATCCGCTGACGTTCTCGACATCGTCAAGGCCGAATCCGATCACATGCTCTCCAACATCACCTCCACCTGTGACCTCGCCAACCAAGTCAGCCGCAAGGTCCGCGAACTCGACCTCGCTCAATCCCGCGTTAACTCCACGCTCCTCCGCATTGACGCCATTGTAGAGAGGGGGAATTGCATCGATGGCGTCAAAAGCGCTCTCGACGCTGAGGATTATGAGTCAGCCACCGAATACGTACGGACGTTTCTGGAGATCGATGATAAGTTTAAGGATTCTGAATCCGACCAAAGGAAACAGTTGTTAGCGTCGAAGAAGCTGCTGGAAGGGATTGTAAAGAAGAAACTCACGGCTGCCGTGGATCAAAGGGATCATCCTActattttgagatttattaagCTTTATTCGCCCTTGGGGCTTGATGAAGAAGGCTTGCAAATTTATGTTGGGTATTTGAAGAAAGTGATTGGGATGAGATCTAGATTAGAATATGAGCATTTGATTGAGTTAGTGGAACAGAGCCATGGACAAAATCAGAACCATCAAGTAAATTTTGTTGGGT
This genomic stretch from Gossypium raimondii isolate GPD5lz chromosome 6, ASM2569854v1, whole genome shotgun sequence harbors:
- the LOC105772946 gene encoding uncharacterized protein LOC105772946 isoform X5; translated protein: MAKKVASRRELLERWSGIEEEEEETDDIDPSMRRRLHKRKEEWFADAFSVLISLPKENHIWCGSWDIMGPLLETFYNYFKDDRNDSPLRLLWKRISEEMRHCIQCVSQHHQAQEMYSTEYELCTIGPLLDVLRSLDEERVTQHLREINERLVRQEYDPVCDNAEVVNLMYEVLMFPTLLDDQALFIDFEKFIEAVDDMHELALAGQQFPGVYALLFFNRRVRTVGHRLAKCMGKMRRAMDLEPLQPLLKKFIGFLENEVLPSPLETSRPRAQLDRLPIWLGITSLLEFLEPPAFEEGILERYPIFLDIVLNHISGDSPEFSHAVSCLRELFKMLGCKLWLRATLSPSVMRNTLLGQCFHTRNEKMHKDIFDLFLPFLQSLEALQDGEHEKQRRHFLYFLLHQVPVSTNFSVLMRKTACKIALLIIHRGYKMNPPCPPFECAHMWGPSLVSSLKDSSLYSSLRQPAFDLIQTILVSDAAALITSMLNCCIATSIAKNSSIELDDEEGHNKLPFTQYVEDSDTGCWSEFSTQSQITSPEYREWMSIPMLWIDVLVDIDPSVFPISFSKAVLWARSRFPMIEPENSAEMALDIRGWLSSSAAEISSTFGWKIPTGSDDGGGKESKNSMRLSTMCLPLIKTFNRLTAHFLIRMGQGELRKQWSWEPRMGESLILSLVDPNDNVRQFGKCILEQVSNTRGLGCGLKFLCSDILSLSAVYLGLRHALRLVQLDSVLLKFQTLHHFFFVLCKLLKDEDLPNSEIAEDSSNASNIMMYSSQGGFLKQPLFDALPANMGRNYSSVDPKLRENFCYSLSEIVWPALCKCLVEGKAFVNYSLCQMTCVRVLEILPVLFGRLSPSLVSLFGDSKVALGNLVDFKWLHDLMDWGKSQLKVIVVYWKKAVISLLNVIKLLRSDSSLLMVGAVENLISSDAVDMDELIEQVSRLCVTLSKEVSCAIGHSTLRSKKLFSGASVEGRYPAADVQLPSTGMEVKVFDSLKSEKKMNESNLIVISDDEKEKHIASSKSGHQMLHGQVEFPSTDEQASETYHAKKVVHGTGTDTSADLLESPMKKDSLVSQTQKPEKSRVKPPHCPKPKSPDSERKEISSNSRSSVISSQSKVDQENKFDESVKLNSINQGCKKINFGTKDTILREVVAADDPLEAAFRTVTVQPSLLANSGPVAPKRQVIQLRSPFENRSSLHRPEAQVKRFKPPRLDDWYRPILEVDFFVTVRLAYAKDDESRTVNKLKEVPVSFHSPEQYVNIFRPLVLEEFKAQLYSSFLEMSSWEEMYCGSISVLSVERVDDFHLVRFVYDIDDSTASKSLSENDLVLLTKDLPKSTSHDVHMVGKVERRERDNKRKSSMLLIRFYLQNGSIRLNQARRQLLERSKWHASRIMSITPQIREFHALSSIKDIPLLPAILNPVSDPTISYKPTLDFSKLSQPLQQLLRSSFNDSQLQALNVAVGSQKIKKDFELSLIQGPPGTGKTRTIVAMVGVLLASFQRRTNESENSQSGYLRQCYNSSTNSNARVSEATAIARAWQDAALARQLNEDVERSKKSIESSTRGRVLICAQSNAAVDELVSRISSEGLYGRDGKRYKPYLVRVGNAKTVHPNSLPFYIDTLVDHRLAEEKMHTNDARNDLSMESSSTVLRSNLEKVVENIRFCETKRANIRDGNSSIKKTSEGSNKEMDVKEMAGPELEAKLQRLYEQKKQIYKDLSAAQAQEKKTNEETKALRHKLRKSILKEAEIIVTTLSGCGGDLYGVCAETISSFKFGNPSEHTLFDAVVIDEAAQALEPATLIPLQLLKSRGTKCIMVGDPKQLPATVLSNVASKYMYECSMFERLQRAGHPVVMLTEQDASRDMSISFFALL